A region of Desulforegula conservatrix Mb1Pa DNA encodes the following proteins:
- a CDS encoding TetR/AcrR family transcriptional regulator has translation MGRPSLANERISQILDAFENCIRKYGLKESSIPRIAEEAGVKHSLIRHYIGNRDSLIAAMVNRFTEHYLEIILKALSSRPEGVHIDSTVKYFFDEVSRFEAENLIFTELFAASGRDDFIKVQLCSLYGRITDMVISLLSLEYPESKSDEISTVAYSLLSLWIGHSTLFHLDFGTSGIEMAATSAKQIISGLGSLT, from the coding sequence ATGGGTCGCCCAAGTCTTGCAAATGAAAGAATCTCCCAGATTCTTGATGCTTTTGAAAACTGCATAAGAAAATATGGTCTCAAGGAAAGCTCCATTCCAAGGATTGCGGAAGAAGCCGGAGTCAAGCACAGCCTTATAAGGCATTATATCGGAAACAGAGACAGCCTGATTGCAGCAATGGTGAATAGATTCACCGAACATTACCTCGAAATTATTCTGAAAGCGCTTTCCTCAAGGCCAGAAGGTGTTCATATAGATTCAACCGTGAAATATTTTTTTGATGAAGTAAGCAGATTCGAAGCCGAAAACCTCATATTTACCGAGCTTTTTGCAGCTTCAGGGCGCGATGATTTCATTAAGGTCCAGCTCTGCAGTCTTTACGGACGCATAACTGACATGGTCATAAGCCTGCTTTCGCTTGAATATCCTGAATCAAAATCAGATGAGATTTCAACTGTCGCATATTCTCTTCTAAGCCTTTGGATCGGGCATTCAACACTTTTTCATTTGGATTTTGGAACTTCAGGAATTGAAATGGCTGCCACATCAGCGAAACAGATAATTTCTGGCCTTGGCAGTTTAACATAA